Proteins encoded by one window of Halorhodospira halophila:
- a CDS encoding ferredoxin:protochlorophyllide reductase (ATP-dependent) subunit N, translating into MTQADRCNAGGVCGGLAQEEGQRQVFCGLTSIVWLHRKMRDAFFLVVGSRTCAHLLQSAAGVMIFAEPRFATAVLGERDLAGMADCNEELDRVVHELLARRPEIRTLFLVGSCPSEVIKLDLDKAAERLTAAHEGRVRVLPYSGSGLETTFTQGEDQFLGTLAHELPPSQEDTPSLIVLGTLADVVEDQFRRLFDQLGIGPVHFLPPRTGAELPPVGPGTRVLQAQPFTGEATRALIRRGAERIDAPYPLGIEGTRSWLQAAARSFGVSDERLETVIEAPIARAQAALERQREVLRDKRITFLPDSQLELPLARFLSVECGMQPVEVATPYFDREFHGRERDALAEGVRLVEGQDVDAQLDRLREDRPDLTVCGLGLANPLEAEGLRTKWSIELVFSPIQGFEQAGDLAELFARPLVRHETLKV; encoded by the coding sequence ATGACGCAAGCGGATCGCTGCAATGCCGGCGGGGTCTGCGGGGGGCTGGCCCAGGAAGAGGGGCAGCGCCAGGTCTTTTGTGGCCTGACGAGCATCGTATGGCTGCACCGGAAGATGCGCGACGCCTTCTTCCTGGTGGTCGGGTCGCGGACCTGCGCCCACCTGCTGCAGTCGGCGGCAGGCGTGATGATCTTCGCCGAGCCCCGCTTCGCAACCGCGGTGCTCGGCGAGCGCGATCTCGCCGGGATGGCCGACTGCAACGAGGAACTAGATCGGGTCGTCCACGAGCTCCTCGCCCGCCGTCCGGAGATCCGCACGCTGTTTCTGGTCGGCTCTTGCCCCTCGGAAGTCATCAAGCTCGACCTGGACAAGGCCGCGGAGCGGCTGACGGCGGCCCACGAGGGGCGGGTCCGCGTGCTCCCGTATTCGGGCAGCGGGCTCGAGACAACGTTCACCCAGGGCGAGGATCAGTTCCTGGGCACGCTGGCGCATGAGCTTCCGCCGAGTCAGGAGGACACGCCCTCGCTTATCGTTCTCGGCACCCTCGCGGACGTGGTCGAGGACCAGTTCCGGCGCCTGTTCGATCAGCTGGGAATCGGTCCCGTTCATTTCCTGCCGCCGCGCACCGGGGCCGAGCTGCCGCCGGTCGGCCCCGGGACCCGCGTCCTGCAGGCTCAGCCGTTCACTGGCGAGGCGACTCGTGCGCTCATTCGCCGCGGCGCAGAGCGGATCGATGCCCCGTACCCTCTGGGGATTGAAGGAACGCGCAGCTGGCTCCAGGCGGCCGCCCGATCCTTCGGGGTCTCCGATGAGCGGCTTGAGACGGTCATCGAAGCGCCCATCGCGCGGGCACAGGCAGCGCTGGAGCGGCAGCGGGAAGTGCTGCGCGACAAGCGCATCACCTTCCTGCCGGACTCGCAGCTGGAACTGCCGCTGGCGCGATTCCTCAGTGTGGAGTGCGGCATGCAGCCAGTTGAGGTAGCCACGCCGTACTTCGACCGCGAGTTCCACGGCCGGGAGCGGGATGCTCTCGCAGAGGGGGTTCGCTTGGTCGAGGGGCAGGATGTCGACGCCCAGCTGGACCGGTTGCGCGAGGACCGTCCCGATCTGACGGTCTGCGGGTTGGGGCTGGCGAACCCGCTGGAGGCGGAAGGCCTGCGCACGAAATGGTCCATCGAGCTGGTCTTCTCGCCCATCCAGGGCTTCGAGCAGGCTGGCGATCTCGCCGAGCTCTTCGCCCGCCCGCTGGTCCGCCACGAGACGCTGAAGGTGTAG
- the bchF gene encoding 2-vinyl bacteriochlorophyllide hydratase, with product MQHQGSMKSPPAGLYTDEERRRRDESPWTLVQGILAPTQFIVFLASLGLVLWYLATGELLEWAAWSIIIKTLILYTIMVTGAIWEKEVFGHYLFAPAFFWEDVVSMGVIVLHTAYLVVWFGDFLTPVQQMWIALAAYAAYVVNAMQFLLKLRAARLQEEQMRAAGQGGAE from the coding sequence ATGCAGCATCAGGGTTCCATGAAATCACCTCCCGCCGGTCTATACACCGACGAAGAGCGCCGCCGTCGAGACGAGTCGCCCTGGACCCTCGTCCAGGGGATTCTGGCTCCCACGCAGTTCATCGTGTTTCTGGCCAGCCTGGGGCTGGTTCTGTGGTATCTCGCCACCGGCGAACTGCTCGAGTGGGCAGCCTGGTCGATCATCATCAAGACCCTGATCCTCTACACGATCATGGTCACCGGGGCGATCTGGGAGAAGGAGGTCTTCGGGCACTACCTTTTCGCTCCCGCGTTCTTCTGGGAGGACGTGGTCAGCATGGGGGTGATCGTCCTGCACACCGCGTACCTCGTGGTCTGGTTCGGTGACTTCCTGACCCCGGTCCAGCAAATGTGGATCGCGCTGGCCGCCTACGCGGCCTACGTCGTCAACGCCATGCAGTTTCTCCTCAAGCTCCGCGCCGCGCGCCTGCAGGAAGAGCAGATGCGCGCCGCCGGGCAGGGAGGGGCGGAATGA
- a CDS encoding coenzyme F420 hydrogenase/dehydrogenase beta subunit N-terminal domain-containing protein, with translation MDPATAQTPPLAAAAPRDLCTDCGLSRSSEPKRCGRACQFIRPDYPGLERRTHGRSRDPERPDELHFGPFRSMHQAALRRPRAGAQWTGVTTRLAERLLESGRVDAVLTVTGNADDPWRPRPVLVTDPAQLTQCRGMRMGYAPLLALLEPALAQGYRRLGVIALPCQTYPLRALERELGLERLEIIGTPCSDNTSTEHFHRFLELLTPAPEDVTYLEFRADYYVELRFRDGSKREIPFLQLPISRLPADFWPLTCRTCVDYTNALADITVGYMAGRGEQWIIVRNERGEAMLELLGDEVRLRQPSSGGKRAGPVQGFIDNTERAAGGMPARGMPNWLRPIVGRLMPYVGPRGLELARARLEMKAAETLIHLRHKAPRRARTMVPAHVNRLVEGYRITTPQQHPGPRHTEARSGADSDRID, from the coding sequence ATGGATCCAGCCACTGCGCAGACCCCCCCCCTGGCCGCTGCGGCCCCGCGGGATCTCTGCACCGACTGCGGACTCTCGCGCAGCTCCGAGCCCAAGCGCTGCGGCCGAGCCTGTCAGTTCATCCGTCCGGACTACCCTGGACTGGAGCGCCGGACGCACGGCCGCAGCCGGGATCCTGAGCGCCCGGACGAGCTGCACTTCGGCCCCTTCCGGAGCATGCACCAGGCCGCCCTGCGACGCCCGCGGGCCGGCGCTCAGTGGACCGGCGTCACCACCCGACTGGCGGAACGGCTGCTGGAGAGCGGGCGCGTGGACGCGGTCCTGACCGTCACGGGCAACGCCGACGACCCCTGGCGACCCCGCCCCGTTCTGGTCACCGATCCGGCGCAGCTGACTCAGTGCCGCGGCATGCGCATGGGCTATGCCCCCCTGCTCGCCCTGCTTGAGCCTGCGCTGGCGCAGGGCTACCGACGGCTAGGGGTGATCGCACTGCCCTGCCAGACCTACCCGCTGAGAGCCCTCGAGCGCGAACTCGGCCTGGAACGCCTGGAGATCATCGGCACGCCGTGCTCGGACAACACGTCGACAGAGCACTTCCACCGCTTCCTCGAACTCTTGACCCCTGCACCAGAGGACGTGACCTACCTGGAGTTCCGGGCCGACTACTACGTCGAACTGCGCTTCCGCGACGGCAGCAAACGCGAGATCCCCTTCCTGCAGCTGCCGATCTCCAGGCTGCCCGCCGACTTCTGGCCGCTAACCTGCCGCACCTGCGTCGACTACACCAACGCCCTGGCGGACATCACCGTCGGCTACATGGCCGGGCGGGGCGAGCAGTGGATCATCGTGCGCAATGAACGCGGCGAGGCCATGCTGGAGCTGCTGGGCGACGAAGTGCGCCTGCGCCAGCCAAGCTCCGGGGGCAAGCGCGCTGGCCCGGTGCAGGGTTTCATCGACAATACTGAGCGCGCAGCGGGGGGCATGCCGGCGCGAGGCATGCCGAACTGGCTGCGGCCGATCGTCGGCCGGCTCATGCCGTATGTCGGCCCACGCGGGCTGGAGCTGGCGCGGGCGCGGCTGGAGATGAAGGCCGCCGAGACCCTCATCCACCTCCGACATAAGGCGCCCCGGCGCGCCCGGACCATGGTGCCCGCACACGTCAACCGGCTGGTCGAAGGCTATCGGATCACCACCCCGCAGCAGCACCCCGGGCCCCGGCACACCGAGGCCCGGAGCGGGGCGGATTCAGACCGGATCGATTAG
- a CDS encoding magnesium chelatase subunit H: MPKPTSVADPTPVRVAIITLDSHMAGAVERARPALQRDIPGLELSYHAASDWNNNPAALERARERIASADIIVATMLFMEEHIEPVREDLEARRDDCDALVGIMSAGEVMKLTRMGKFTMDGSSRGPMSLLKKLRGKKGKAEQQDDDDDSSSGEKQAAMLRRIPRILRFIPGTAQDVRAYFLTWQYFLASSDENVENMVRFLVNRYAAGPRSGLRGKLEVQDPIEYPDVGVYHPRMERRIGDSPAHLPEPEGGASRGTVGLLLMRSYVLAGDSAHYDGVIEALESRGYRVIPAFASGLDNRPAVERFFMADGRACVDAVISLTSFSLVGGPAYNNSGAAERLLRKLDVPYLNAQALEFQSLEQWEGSDRGLTPVETTMMVAIPELDGATGPVVFGGRAAIPGADGVCRMEAHPERAAMLASRVDRLIRLRRSPRSDRKLSIVIFSFPPEAGALGSAAYLSVFASLYNTLVELDDAGYRVDLPESVDDLRDRIIKGNAGSYGAHANVHHRVTVDDYVAREPYLKEIEEQWGPAPGKAQSDGQSIHVLGAQFGNVFVGVQPGFGYEGDPMRLLFEKGLTPTHAMSAFYRYIREDFGADAVLHFGTHGALEFMPGKQCGMSAGCWPDRLIGDLPNYYLYAANNPSEGSIAKRRSAATLISYLTPPVGKAGLYKGLLELKASVERYRSAPPDNVEERTELARLIQAQAAEVDLAELEPEWAEEEAERRIAQLSEDILEMEYTLIPEGLHVVGQPPSREGRVDQLVTMAETTHGVTVERACVEALVDGCSPREALARAENDDPEVTEEVLEGLADTARKLGDNQELQGIVHALDARFVPPVSGGDLLRSPQILPTGRNMHGFDPYRLPSAFAVQDGARQAERLLEKHREEGQELPDSIAMVLWGTDNLKSEGAPIGQALHLIGARPRFDSYGKLAGAQLIPLEELGRKRIDVVITLSGIFRDLLPLQTRVLAEAAYLAASAEDEPPEMNPIRRNALAYQEQHGCDFETAALRVFSNADGAYGSNVGSMIDQGAWENEDELADTYTRRKCYAYGRSGEPKRQEELLGSMLSGVELTYQNLESVELGVTTVDHYFDTLGGISRAVARSRGGEHVPVYIGDQTRGEGKVRTLSDQVALETRTRMLNPKWYEGLLEHGYEGVHQIEVHLTNTMGWSATTGQVQPWVYQQFTQTFMLDDEMRERMAQLNPAASAKLANRLLEAHERNYWNPDEETLEALRRAGDELEDYYEGVNEEEQAA, encoded by the coding sequence ATGCCAAAGCCCACTTCAGTCGCTGACCCGACGCCGGTGCGCGTCGCCATCATCACGCTGGACAGCCACATGGCGGGCGCCGTGGAGCGCGCGCGACCGGCCCTGCAACGCGATATCCCGGGTCTCGAGCTCAGCTACCACGCCGCCTCGGACTGGAACAACAACCCCGCGGCGCTGGAGCGCGCGCGGGAGCGGATCGCCTCGGCGGACATCATCGTCGCCACCATGCTGTTCATGGAGGAGCACATCGAGCCCGTGCGCGAGGACCTCGAGGCGCGCCGGGACGACTGCGACGCGCTGGTTGGCATCATGTCCGCCGGCGAGGTGATGAAGCTCACGCGGATGGGCAAGTTCACCATGGACGGCAGCTCCCGTGGGCCCATGTCCCTGCTCAAGAAGTTGCGCGGGAAGAAGGGCAAGGCAGAGCAGCAGGATGACGACGACGACAGCAGCTCGGGGGAGAAGCAGGCTGCGATGCTGCGCCGCATCCCTCGGATCCTGCGCTTCATCCCGGGCACGGCGCAGGATGTCCGGGCCTACTTCCTGACCTGGCAGTATTTTCTGGCCAGTTCCGACGAGAACGTCGAGAACATGGTCCGTTTCCTCGTCAATCGGTACGCGGCGGGCCCGCGCAGCGGCCTGCGCGGAAAGCTGGAGGTGCAGGACCCCATCGAGTATCCCGATGTCGGCGTCTACCACCCGCGCATGGAGCGGCGCATTGGCGACAGCCCGGCCCATCTTCCGGAGCCGGAGGGTGGCGCCTCGCGCGGGACGGTCGGACTGCTGCTGATGCGCTCGTACGTACTGGCCGGTGATTCGGCGCATTACGACGGCGTCATCGAGGCCCTGGAGAGCCGCGGTTATCGGGTCATCCCGGCCTTCGCGAGCGGCCTCGACAACCGTCCGGCTGTCGAGCGGTTCTTCATGGCGGACGGCCGCGCCTGTGTCGATGCGGTGATCTCGCTGACGAGTTTCTCGTTGGTGGGGGGGCCGGCCTACAACAACTCCGGCGCCGCCGAGCGGCTGCTGCGCAAGCTCGACGTGCCCTATCTCAACGCCCAGGCGCTGGAGTTCCAGTCCCTGGAGCAGTGGGAAGGTTCCGATCGCGGCCTTACCCCGGTAGAGACCACCATGATGGTGGCCATCCCCGAGCTTGATGGTGCCACTGGACCGGTGGTCTTCGGTGGCCGTGCGGCGATCCCTGGGGCCGACGGTGTCTGCCGCATGGAGGCCCACCCCGAGCGGGCCGCGATGCTGGCCTCCCGGGTCGATCGGCTGATCCGCCTGCGGCGTAGCCCACGCAGCGACCGCAAGCTGAGCATCGTCATCTTCAGCTTCCCGCCGGAGGCCGGCGCCCTGGGCTCGGCGGCATACCTGTCGGTATTCGCATCCCTCTACAACACCCTGGTGGAACTCGATGATGCCGGCTATCGGGTCGATCTGCCCGAGTCCGTGGACGATCTGCGCGATCGCATCATCAAGGGCAACGCCGGCAGCTATGGGGCCCACGCCAACGTCCACCACCGGGTGACGGTGGACGACTATGTTGCCCGCGAGCCCTATCTCAAGGAGATCGAGGAGCAGTGGGGACCAGCTCCGGGCAAGGCGCAGAGTGACGGACAATCCATCCACGTCCTCGGCGCGCAGTTCGGCAACGTCTTCGTGGGCGTGCAGCCGGGCTTTGGTTACGAGGGCGACCCGATGCGGCTGCTCTTCGAGAAGGGGCTGACACCGACCCACGCCATGTCGGCGTTCTACCGGTACATCCGAGAGGATTTTGGGGCGGACGCGGTGCTGCACTTCGGCACCCACGGTGCCCTGGAGTTCATGCCGGGCAAGCAGTGCGGCATGAGCGCAGGTTGCTGGCCCGATCGGCTGATCGGCGATCTCCCCAATTACTACCTCTACGCGGCGAACAACCCCTCCGAGGGGTCCATCGCCAAGCGGCGCTCTGCCGCCACGCTGATCAGCTATCTGACCCCGCCGGTGGGCAAGGCGGGCCTGTACAAGGGGCTGCTTGAGCTCAAGGCTTCCGTGGAGCGCTACCGCTCTGCGCCGCCGGACAACGTGGAAGAGCGCACCGAGCTGGCCCGCCTGATCCAGGCCCAGGCCGCCGAGGTGGATCTGGCCGAACTTGAGCCCGAGTGGGCCGAGGAGGAAGCGGAGCGGCGCATTGCGCAGCTCAGCGAGGACATCCTCGAGATGGAGTACACCCTCATCCCCGAGGGGCTCCATGTGGTGGGTCAGCCCCCGTCCCGCGAGGGCCGGGTCGACCAGCTGGTGACCATGGCGGAGACCACCCACGGTGTGACCGTGGAGCGGGCCTGTGTCGAGGCACTGGTTGACGGCTGTTCGCCACGGGAGGCGCTGGCCCGGGCCGAGAACGATGACCCGGAGGTCACCGAAGAGGTTCTGGAAGGACTGGCCGACACGGCACGGAAGTTGGGGGATAACCAGGAGCTGCAGGGCATCGTCCACGCCCTGGATGCCCGGTTCGTGCCGCCGGTCTCGGGTGGTGACCTGCTGCGTAGCCCGCAGATCCTGCCTACCGGGCGGAACATGCACGGCTTCGACCCCTACCGCCTGCCCAGCGCCTTCGCCGTCCAGGACGGCGCACGGCAGGCCGAGCGGCTGCTCGAGAAGCACCGCGAGGAGGGCCAGGAGCTGCCCGATTCCATCGCTATGGTCCTCTGGGGGACGGACAACCTGAAGAGCGAGGGAGCCCCCATCGGTCAGGCCCTCCACCTGATCGGTGCCCGGCCGCGTTTCGACAGTTACGGTAAGCTCGCCGGGGCGCAGCTCATCCCGCTCGAGGAGCTAGGTCGCAAGCGCATCGACGTGGTGATCACCCTCTCTGGGATCTTCCGCGACCTGCTGCCCCTGCAGACCCGGGTGTTGGCCGAGGCAGCGTACCTGGCTGCGTCCGCCGAGGACGAGCCGCCGGAGATGAACCCGATCCGCCGCAACGCCCTGGCGTATCAGGAGCAGCACGGGTGCGATTTCGAAACCGCCGCGCTGCGGGTGTTCTCCAACGCGGACGGGGCCTACGGCTCCAATGTCGGCTCGATGATCGACCAGGGCGCCTGGGAAAACGAGGACGAACTGGCGGATACCTATACCCGGCGCAAGTGCTACGCGTACGGGCGCAGCGGTGAACCGAAGCGCCAGGAGGAGCTGCTCGGCAGCATGCTCTCCGGGGTTGAGCTGACCTACCAGAACCTGGAGTCGGTGGAACTCGGCGTGACCACGGTCGATCACTACTTCGACACCCTCGGGGGCATCAGTCGCGCGGTCGCGCGCTCCCGCGGAGGTGAGCACGTGCCGGTCTACATCGGCGACCAGACCCGGGGGGAGGGCAAGGTGCGGACCCTCTCCGACCAGGTGGCGCTGGAGACCCGCACCCGGATGCTCAACCCGAAGTGGTACGAGGGGCTGCTGGAGCACGGCTATGAGGGGGTGCACCAGATCGAGGTCCACCTGACCAACACCATGGGCTGGTCGGCGACCACCGGCCAGGTACAGCCCTGGGTGTATCAGCAGTTTACCCAGACCTTCATGCTCGACGACGAGATGCGCGAGCGCATGGCGCAGCTCAACCCGGCGGCGTCGGCCAAGCTGGCGAACCGGCTGCTGGAGGCCCACGAGCGCAACTACTGGAACCCCGATGAGGAGACGCTCGAGGCCCTGCGCCGGGCCGGGGACGAGCTCGAGGACTACTACGAGGGCGTCAACGAGGAGGAGCAGGCCGCATGA
- the bchB gene encoding ferredoxin:protochlorophyllide reductase (ATP-dependent) subunit B → MQLTLWSYEGPPHVGAMRIAASMKGVHCVLHAPQGDTYADLLFTMIERRPGRPPVSYTTFNARHLGRDTAELVRETVTAAYRRYRPEALLVGDSCTAELLQDQPGDLARGMDLPVPVIGLELSAYSRKEGYGASEAFYQLVRGLLEGDSGGAAAQPDTARAPRANLLGPTSLGFRCRDDVQEVARLLESVGVEVNVVAPLGASPDDLRRIPEADFNVCLYPEVARTTCDWLQRRFGQPTVTTVPLGLGATRDFLAEVGRVTGLDVSEVLAETDARMAWYSRSVDSNYLTGKRVFIFGDGTHAVAAARIASEELGFQVVGLGTYAREEAREVRRAAKAYGVEPLITDDYLEVERAAAEASPELVLGTQMERHIAKRLGLPCAVISAPVHVQDFPARYAPNMGLEGANVIFDTWVHPLMMGLEEHLLGMFKEDFEFTADAPSHLEAGAAPASGGAAREEGQTETTAAVAESEQGAEIRWTPEAEAELKKIPFFVRGKARRNTERFAADRGIATITVETIYDAKAHFSR, encoded by the coding sequence ATGCAGCTGACGCTCTGGAGTTATGAAGGCCCTCCCCACGTCGGCGCGATGCGGATCGCGGCGTCGATGAAGGGGGTCCACTGCGTCCTCCACGCTCCTCAGGGTGACACCTACGCCGATCTGCTATTCACCATGATCGAGCGCCGCCCCGGGCGTCCGCCGGTGAGCTATACCACCTTCAATGCGCGGCACCTGGGCCGGGATACCGCCGAGTTGGTGCGCGAGACGGTGACCGCTGCCTACCGGCGCTATCGGCCGGAAGCGCTGTTGGTCGGCGATTCCTGCACGGCGGAGCTGCTGCAGGATCAGCCCGGGGATCTGGCACGCGGCATGGACCTGCCGGTCCCGGTGATCGGGCTGGAGCTGTCGGCATACTCACGCAAGGAGGGGTACGGCGCCAGCGAGGCCTTCTACCAGCTGGTTCGCGGACTGCTCGAGGGCGACAGTGGAGGCGCCGCTGCACAACCGGATACGGCGCGTGCCCCGCGCGCCAATCTGCTCGGTCCCACGTCGCTTGGTTTCCGCTGCCGGGATGACGTGCAGGAGGTTGCCCGGCTGCTCGAATCGGTCGGTGTCGAGGTCAACGTGGTTGCTCCGCTCGGGGCTAGCCCAGATGACCTGCGCCGCATCCCCGAGGCCGATTTCAACGTCTGCCTCTATCCCGAGGTGGCGCGCACGACCTGCGACTGGCTGCAGCGCCGTTTCGGGCAGCCGACCGTCACTACGGTGCCCCTTGGCCTGGGCGCTACCCGCGATTTTCTGGCCGAGGTCGGGCGGGTGACCGGCCTGGACGTCAGCGAGGTGCTGGCCGAAACCGATGCGCGCATGGCCTGGTACAGCCGCTCGGTCGATTCCAACTACCTGACCGGAAAGCGGGTGTTTATCTTTGGTGACGGTACGCACGCCGTCGCCGCGGCGCGTATCGCCAGCGAGGAGCTCGGCTTTCAGGTCGTCGGACTGGGGACCTACGCCCGCGAAGAGGCGCGGGAGGTGCGTCGGGCCGCCAAGGCCTACGGGGTCGAGCCGCTGATCACCGACGACTACTTGGAGGTGGAGCGTGCCGCGGCCGAGGCCAGCCCGGAGCTGGTGCTCGGCACGCAGATGGAGCGGCACATCGCCAAGCGCCTGGGACTGCCGTGCGCGGTGATCTCGGCACCGGTGCACGTACAGGATTTCCCGGCGCGCTATGCGCCGAACATGGGCCTGGAAGGGGCCAACGTCATCTTTGACACCTGGGTCCACCCGCTGATGATGGGCCTGGAAGAGCATCTGCTCGGGATGTTCAAGGAAGACTTCGAGTTCACGGCTGACGCACCGTCCCACTTGGAAGCCGGCGCAGCGCCGGCTTCGGGCGGGGCGGCTCGGGAAGAGGGACAGACCGAGACGACGGCTGCCGTCGCCGAGTCGGAGCAAGGCGCTGAGATACGCTGGACGCCGGAGGCCGAAGCCGAACTCAAAAAGATCCCGTTCTTCGTGCGGGGCAAGGCCCGGCGCAACACCGAGCGCTTCGCCGCCGACCGAGGCATTGCGACAATAACAGTGGAGACAATTTACGATGCCAAAGCCCACTTCAGTCGCTGA
- a CDS encoding helix-turn-helix domain-containing protein, whose product MNAPQQTLGDLPAETVARLLKAAADIALIVDAEGTIHDVAVGSDDPGVRAAAGWRGRQWREVVGATEHQTVDRLLVDQQSATLQHIDERGNPIPVRYRLIPIGDGRIAAVGRDLRPCAALRQQPREHNRLRSIEQTTALVGQVPLRDLVREATDLIERMCIETALNITHDNRASAAELLGLSRQSLYSKLRRHGLMTSHNDAD is encoded by the coding sequence ATGAACGCGCCGCAACAGACGCTGGGCGATCTGCCCGCGGAGACGGTCGCCCGGCTGCTCAAGGCCGCCGCGGATATCGCCCTGATCGTGGATGCTGAAGGAACCATCCACGACGTGGCGGTGGGCAGCGATGACCCGGGTGTCCGCGCCGCCGCTGGCTGGCGGGGCCGGCAATGGCGCGAGGTGGTCGGTGCGACGGAGCATCAGACCGTCGACCGTTTGCTCGTCGACCAGCAGAGCGCAACCCTGCAGCACATCGACGAGCGCGGAAACCCGATCCCGGTGCGCTACCGATTGATCCCGATCGGCGACGGACGAATCGCCGCGGTGGGCCGGGACCTGCGCCCCTGCGCCGCACTGCGCCAGCAGCCGCGTGAACACAACCGCCTGCGCTCCATCGAGCAGACTACGGCCCTGGTCGGCCAGGTGCCCCTGCGCGATCTGGTCCGCGAAGCGACCGACCTGATCGAGCGCATGTGCATCGAGACGGCCTTGAACATCACCCACGACAACCGGGCCTCGGCAGCGGAACTACTCGGACTCAGCCGCCAGAGCCTCTACTCCAAGCTGCGACGCCACGGCCTGATGACCTCCCACAACGACGCCGACTGA